One genomic window of Bacillus mycoides includes the following:
- the comGB gene encoding competence type IV pilus assembly protein ComGB translates to MYMFKRKWSLSDQVLLWKRLSDLLEKGYSLLQALEFLQFQLPLGKKLQLQHMIEGLKNGQSLHASFHQLMFHPEVLSYLFYAERHGDISFALQQGSVLLYKKDKYRKDMMKVMQYPMFLSFFLMIMLSVFNLILLPQFEMMYSSLRSTAPPLTEQILVTIKLLPYSIYIIFLIVITGFSLYIFYFRKLPPTQQVKIMIRIPLMKTFLILNHSHYFSAQLSGLLHGGLSVHEALTIMMKQKYHPFFQYEAARIERQLIAGEPLQSIIDKSGYYEKELAYIITHGQANGNLANELCDYSELIIEKVEQKIKRMLFVIQPILFTCIGVIVILMYLAMIMPMFQMMNSI, encoded by the coding sequence ATGTATATGTTTAAGAGAAAATGGAGTTTAAGTGATCAAGTATTATTATGGAAAAGATTAAGTGATTTATTAGAGAAAGGTTACTCACTTTTACAGGCGTTAGAATTTTTGCAGTTTCAACTACCGTTAGGGAAGAAATTACAGTTACAGCATATGATCGAGGGATTGAAAAATGGACAAAGTTTGCACGCTTCTTTTCATCAATTAATGTTTCATCCGGAGGTGTTAAGTTATTTGTTTTATGCAGAGCGACATGGTGATATTTCTTTTGCTTTGCAACAAGGGAGTGTACTTCTTTACAAGAAGGATAAATATAGGAAAGATATGATGAAAGTAATGCAATATCCTATGTTTTTATCATTTTTTTTAATGATTATGCTTTCTGTTTTTAACCTCATTTTATTGCCTCAGTTTGAAATGATGTATAGTTCTTTACGTTCTACAGCACCACCACTTACGGAGCAAATTTTAGTTACAATTAAATTATTACCTTATTCCATTTATATCATTTTTCTTATCGTTATAACGGGATTTAGTTTATATATATTTTATTTCCGAAAACTTCCGCCTACTCAACAGGTAAAGATTATGATCCGTATCCCCCTTATGAAAACATTTCTTATTTTAAATCATTCGCACTATTTTTCCGCTCAATTAAGTGGTTTATTACACGGTGGATTGTCAGTGCACGAAGCATTAACAATAATGATGAAGCAAAAGTATCATCCGTTCTTTCAGTATGAAGCAGCCCGAATTGAGCGGCAATTAATCGCAGGAGAACCGTTACAATCTATTATTGATAAAAGTGGTTATTATGAGAAAGAACTTGCTTATATCATTACGCATGGACAAGCAAACGGTAATTTAGCAAATGAGCTTTGTGATTACAGTGAGCTCATTATTGAAAAGGTAGAACAAAAAATTAAACGTATGTTATTTGTGATTCAACCCATTTTATTTACATGTATTGGGGTTATAGTCATTTTGATGTACTTAGCGATGATTATGCCGATGTTTCAAATGATGAATTCAATTTAG
- the comGA gene encoding competence type IV pilus ATPase ComGA produces MNSVELFANMIMKEACRVQASDLHIVPRQKDVAIQLRIGKDLITKRCIEKEFGEKLVSHFKFLASMDIGERRKPQNGSLYLQIDGSEVYLRLSTLPTVYQESLVIRLHLQSSVQPLSHLSLFPSTAEKLLSFLKHSHGLLVFTGPTGSGKTTTMYALLEVARKGETRRIVTLEDPVERRKDGLLQIQINEKAGITYETGLKAILRHDPDIILVGEIRDEETAKVAVRASLTGHLVMTTLHTNDATGAILRFMDYGITRQEIEQSLLAVAAQRLVELKCPFCRGKCSTLCKSMRQVRQASIYELLYGYELKQAIKEASGEHVTYHYETLESSVRKGYALGFLEEDVYV; encoded by the coding sequence ATGAATAGTGTCGAGCTTTTTGCAAATATGATTATGAAAGAAGCTTGTAGGGTGCAAGCATCAGACTTACATATTGTGCCCAGGCAAAAGGATGTGGCGATTCAATTACGTATAGGGAAAGATTTAATTACGAAAAGGTGTATTGAAAAGGAATTTGGAGAAAAGCTTGTTTCGCACTTTAAGTTTTTAGCATCAATGGATATAGGAGAGAGGAGAAAGCCTCAAAATGGTTCATTATATTTGCAAATTGATGGATCAGAAGTGTATTTACGCCTTTCAACACTTCCAACAGTATATCAAGAAAGTCTAGTTATTCGCCTCCATTTACAATCATCTGTTCAGCCGTTGTCTCATCTTTCGTTATTTCCAAGTACAGCGGAAAAATTACTCTCTTTTTTAAAGCATTCTCATGGGTTACTCGTATTTACTGGGCCGACTGGTTCTGGAAAAACAACGACAATGTATGCGTTATTAGAAGTAGCTAGAAAAGGAGAAACACGTCGTATTGTTACTCTGGAAGATCCAGTTGAGAGAAGAAAAGACGGTTTATTACAAATTCAAATAAATGAAAAAGCTGGTATCACATATGAAACGGGATTAAAGGCTATTTTGCGTCACGATCCAGATATTATTTTAGTTGGCGAAATTCGTGATGAAGAAACAGCAAAAGTAGCTGTAAGGGCCAGTTTGACGGGACATTTAGTGATGACAACCTTGCATACAAATGATGCGACAGGAGCGATACTACGATTTATGGATTATGGTATTACAAGGCAAGAAATTGAACAATCATTATTGGCTGTAGCTGCTCAGCGACTCGTTGAATTAAAATGTCCGTTTTGCAGAGGGAAGTGTTCAACTTTATGTAAATCAATGAGGCAAGTGAGGCAGGCAAGTATTTATGAACTGTTATATGGATATGAATTAAAACAAGCGATTAAAGAAGCAAGTGGAGAACATGTTACGTATCACTATGAAACGTTGGAATCGTCGGTGCGAAAAGGGTATGCTTTAGGCTTTTTAGAAGAAGATGTATATGTTTAA
- a CDS encoding helix-turn-helix transcriptional regulator has product MEQALKITGVLSDPTRYYIYKYISQKHNYVTVQEIADEFDIHPNVARLHLSKLEDVNMLKSETKKTGKGGRPSRLYVLSQDVIQLQFPFRDYQLLAQIAFNSLLSLGSAGEKALYETGKQFGKELMQQHMHRLNVSAEALTIEQKMLIAKEAFSTAGLSPVFELSTDGTKIFYDVHNCPFKEVAAHHPTEICNMHGDMMKGIFEILFPDVELTRNDSLLDGCKSCNYKVQI; this is encoded by the coding sequence ATGGAACAAGCTTTAAAAATTACAGGTGTATTATCTGACCCTACTCGTTATTATATTTATAAATATATTTCGCAAAAACATAATTACGTAACTGTACAAGAAATTGCAGATGAGTTTGACATTCATCCAAACGTAGCGCGTTTACATTTATCTAAATTAGAAGATGTTAATATGCTCAAATCAGAAACAAAAAAAACTGGGAAAGGCGGCAGACCAAGCAGACTATACGTCTTGTCTCAAGATGTCATCCAGTTACAATTCCCATTTCGCGATTATCAATTACTAGCACAGATAGCATTTAATTCACTGCTAAGCTTAGGTAGCGCGGGTGAAAAAGCGCTATATGAAACAGGGAAACAATTCGGAAAAGAATTAATGCAACAACATATGCATCGCTTAAATGTAAGTGCAGAAGCATTGACGATAGAACAAAAAATGCTAATCGCAAAAGAAGCATTCTCAACAGCTGGTTTATCCCCTGTTTTTGAATTAAGTACAGATGGCACAAAAATTTTCTATGATGTACACAATTGCCCATTTAAAGAAGTTGCTGCGCATCATCCGACTGAAATTTGTAATATGCACGGAGATATGATGAAGGGGATTTTTGAAATCCTATTCCCGGACGTGGAATTAACACGAAACGATAGTCTACTAGATGGATGCAAATCTTGTAACTATAAAGTTCAAATTTAG
- a CDS encoding DUF2626 domain-containing protein, whose amino-acid sequence MERMFRVLGFWTGIFSVMFYVGDMHSTALLFLGQTGFFVLLSYLKLTERMYIYVFGAYLTVFFIGFTWYTTFLLVPGAGH is encoded by the coding sequence ATGGAGCGCATGTTTCGCGTTCTCGGCTTTTGGACTGGAATTTTCTCGGTTATGTTTTACGTAGGGGATATGCATTCGACCGCACTATTATTTTTAGGACAAACAGGATTCTTCGTACTTTTAAGTTATTTAAAATTAACAGAGCGTATGTATATATACGTATTCGGGGCATATTTAACCGTTTTCTTCATCGGATTTACATGGTACACAACATTTTTACTTGTCCCTGGAGCTGGACATTAA
- a CDS encoding L-cystine transporter — protein sequence MNTLLVGINITVMLILVGVLYYMQHKHVSFNKRVFTALGVGIIFGLILQFIYEPTSKVIIESNTWFGLIGNGYVKLLQMIVMPLILVSIISAFTKLQLTKNLGKISGLIIGILILTTGIAAAVGIAASAGFDVSATGLQQGDAESARLKLVEERFTSIEKTTIPDKLLELLPTNPFLDLTGARPTSTISVVIFAAFIGIAFIGVKRKYPEQAELFKKMLDAVYAIVMRMVTLILRLTPYGVLALMAKTVAGSDINAILKLGNFVLASYVALIVMFVIHLLLIALSGLNPIQYLKKVFPVLTFAFTSRSSAGAMPLNIEAQKEKLGISEGIANFAASFGVSIGQNGCAGIYPAMLAMMVAPTVGIDPLQPQFILTLIAVVAISSFGVAGVGGGATFAALIVLSTMNLPIGIVALVISVEPLIDMGRTALNVSGSMTAGLISSKWLGELDQDTYNQDDVKTGEIAS from the coding sequence ATGAATACACTGCTTGTCGGGATTAACATCACAGTCATGCTCATTTTAGTTGGCGTATTGTATTATATGCAACATAAGCATGTATCTTTTAATAAACGTGTATTTACTGCTTTAGGAGTCGGAATTATCTTTGGTCTTATATTACAATTTATTTATGAACCTACTTCTAAAGTAATTATCGAATCAAATACCTGGTTCGGTTTAATTGGTAACGGTTATGTGAAATTACTTCAAATGATTGTTATGCCACTTATTTTAGTATCTATTATTTCAGCCTTTACAAAATTACAATTAACGAAAAACCTTGGTAAAATCAGTGGTCTTATTATCGGAATTTTAATTCTTACTACAGGAATTGCCGCAGCTGTCGGTATAGCTGCAAGCGCAGGATTTGATGTATCAGCAACAGGATTACAACAAGGTGATGCAGAATCTGCTCGTCTGAAATTAGTAGAAGAAAGATTTACTTCTATTGAAAAGACAACAATTCCAGACAAATTATTAGAACTGTTGCCTACAAATCCGTTTCTTGATTTAACAGGTGCTCGTCCAACATCAACAATTTCTGTTGTAATATTTGCAGCCTTTATCGGTATTGCCTTTATAGGTGTAAAACGAAAATACCCAGAACAAGCGGAGCTATTTAAGAAGATGCTTGATGCTGTGTATGCAATCGTAATGCGTATGGTAACATTAATTTTACGTCTTACTCCATACGGCGTATTAGCTCTTATGGCAAAGACAGTTGCTGGTAGCGATATTAACGCTATTTTAAAACTTGGTAACTTCGTGTTAGCATCTTACGTAGCACTTATCGTAATGTTCGTTATTCACTTATTATTAATCGCACTATCTGGTTTAAATCCAATTCAATATTTGAAAAAAGTGTTCCCTGTATTAACATTTGCATTCACATCTCGCTCTAGTGCTGGTGCGATGCCATTAAATATTGAAGCACAAAAAGAAAAACTTGGTATTTCTGAAGGAATCGCTAACTTCGCTGCATCCTTTGGGGTATCTATTGGTCAAAACGGTTGCGCAGGTATTTATCCAGCAATGCTTGCTATGATGGTCGCTCCAACTGTAGGAATTGATCCATTACAACCACAATTTATTTTAACTTTAATCGCTGTCGTTGCTATTAGCTCATTCGGTGTTGCCGGCGTTGGTGGCGGTGCAACATTCGCAGCTTTAATCGTACTATCTACAATGAACTTACCAATCGGCATTGTCGCTCTTGTTATCTCGGTTGAACCATTAATCGATATGGGTCGTACGGCTCTTAACGTAAGTGGTTCTATGACAGCAGGTCTTATTTCTAGTAAATGGCTTGGTGAATTAGATCAGGATACGTACAATCAAGATGATGTAAAAACTGGTGAGATTGCTTCATAA